A genomic window from Methanovulcanius yangii includes:
- a CDS encoding transketolase C-terminal domain-containing protein, whose product MLQIMEGSHAVAEAVRLCRPEVVSAYPITPQTHIVERLAEMVADGDLDAEYICVESEFSALSACLGSSAAGSRVYSATSSQGLMLMAEVVFNVAGMRQPIIMSIANRALGAPLSIWNDQQDSLSLRDSGWFQLYGEDVQEMTDQHFIAYKAAERHDVLLPGFVCFDGFILSHTYEPVDIPTQEEIDAYLPKYVPYNMLDAKNPISMGMYATPEYYHEFRYEIDRAMDRCATALSEAGKEFGEMFGRDYSEHIESYRMDDADIAFVALGSLCGTVKDAIDEMRADGIKAGLVKIRTYRPFPKNDIAKALAGVATVAVLEKNISIGSAMKGAVGPEVLHALNGTGISVYSYVTGLGGRDIRKKDIRNIAELAVKGEGDMFYGLREEVL is encoded by the coding sequence ATGCTGCAGATAATGGAAGGTTCCCACGCCGTTGCAGAGGCCGTGCGCCTCTGCCGCCCGGAGGTCGTCTCCGCATACCCGATCACCCCCCAGACACATATCGTCGAACGCCTCGCCGAGATGGTGGCTGACGGTGACCTCGATGCAGAATACATCTGCGTGGAATCGGAATTCTCCGCTCTCTCCGCATGCCTCGGGTCGTCCGCGGCAGGGTCCCGTGTCTATTCCGCCACATCGTCGCAGGGGCTGATGCTCATGGCAGAGGTAGTCTTCAACGTCGCGGGCATGCGCCAGCCGATCATCATGTCCATTGCCAACCGCGCCCTCGGCGCACCGCTCTCCATCTGGAACGACCAGCAGGACTCACTGTCCCTGCGTGACTCCGGATGGTTCCAGCTCTACGGCGAGGATGTACAGGAGATGACCGACCAGCACTTCATCGCCTACAAGGCGGCGGAGCGCCACGACGTTCTCCTGCCGGGATTCGTCTGCTTCGACGGGTTCATCCTTTCGCACACCTACGAGCCGGTCGACATCCCGACCCAGGAAGAGATCGATGCCTATCTCCCGAAGTATGTACCCTACAACATGCTCGACGCCAAAAACCCGATCTCCATGGGCATGTATGCCACCCCCGAGTACTACCACGAGTTCAGGTACGAGATCGACCGGGCGATGGACCGCTGCGCGACAGCACTTTCCGAGGCAGGAAAGGAGTTCGGCGAGATGTTCGGGCGCGACTACTCGGAACACATCGAGTCCTACCGCATGGACGACGCCGACATCGCCTTCGTCGCATTGGGATCGCTCTGCGGTACCGTCAAGGACGCCATCGACGAGATGCGTGCGGACGGCATCAAGGCGGGACTCGTCAAGATCCGGACATACCGCCCGTTCCCGAAGAATGATATCGCAAAGGCCCTTGCCGGTGTTGCCACGGTGGCCGTCCTCGAGAAGAACATCTCCATCGGCTCTGCCATGAAAGGCGCCGTCGGCCCCGAGGTTCTGCACGCGCTCAACGGAACCGGCATCAGCGTCTACAGCTATGTCACCGGTCTCGGCGGCAGGGATATCCGCAAGAAGGATATCCGCAATATCGCGGAGCTTGCGGTCAAAGGAGAAGGGGATATGTTCTACGGTCTTCGCGAGGAGGTGCTCTGA
- a CDS encoding thiamine pyrophosphate-dependent enzyme, which produces MVDKSLELFDCGHRACGGCGPALAAKLILKGTGEDTIVVASTGCMEVFSTPYPETAWKVPWIHSLFENAAAVASGIEASLKHNNRTEKVVCVCGDGATFDIGMLCISGAFERGHDITYICYDNEAYMNTGIQRSGATPYDASTTTSPAGKYSMGNSRPKKDLPQILAAHGATYVATASVAYPMDLMKKVEKAVNTPGACYIQIHAPCSTGWGFEGGKTIEIGKMALECGLWVNYEMENGRLVKAKKVKRVPVDAYLKAQKRFRHLFKPAPVTDEIAKIQAIADANAEKYGIDIEL; this is translated from the coding sequence ATGGTCGACAAATCACTCGAGCTCTTCGACTGCGGCCACCGCGCCTGCGGTGGATGCGGACCTGCCCTGGCGGCAAAGCTCATCCTGAAAGGGACCGGAGAGGATACGATCGTCGTCGCCTCCACCGGATGCATGGAGGTATTCTCCACGCCATACCCGGAGACCGCATGGAAGGTCCCCTGGATTCACTCCCTCTTCGAGAACGCCGCAGCGGTCGCCTCCGGTATCGAGGCCTCGCTCAAACACAACAACCGCACCGAGAAGGTCGTCTGCGTCTGTGGTGACGGCGCCACCTTCGATATCGGGATGCTCTGCATCTCCGGTGCCTTCGAGCGCGGCCACGACATCACGTACATCTGCTACGACAACGAGGCCTACATGAACACCGGCATCCAGCGGTCCGGGGCCACCCCGTACGACGCCTCGACGACCACCTCTCCCGCCGGGAAGTACTCGATGGGCAACTCCCGCCCGAAAAAAGACCTCCCCCAGATCCTCGCGGCCCACGGCGCGACCTATGTCGCAACCGCAAGCGTCGCCTACCCGATGGATCTCATGAAGAAGGTGGAGAAGGCCGTCAACACGCCCGGCGCCTGCTACATCCAGATCCATGCCCCGTGCAGCACGGGATGGGGATTCGAGGGCGGCAAGACGATCGAGATCGGGAAGATGGCACTCGAGTGCGGCCTCTGGGTCAACTACGAGATGGAGAACGGCAGGCTCGTCAAGGCGAAGAAGGTAAAGCGCGTTCCGGTCGACGCCTACCTGAAGGCCCAGAAGCGCTTCCGCCACCTCTTCAAGCCCGCCCCGGTGACCGACGAGATCGCCAAGATCCAGGCCATCGCGGACGCCAATGCCGAGAAGTACGGCATCGATATCGAACTTTAA
- a CDS encoding nitrilase-related carbon-nitrogen hydrolase, with amino-acid sequence MVSPHKGVVRICCAQVGSRWDAPAVNLRQAARCAGEAAEHGADVIVFPEQYATGWDPRATSHAEPTGGPVQSAYAAIAGESGITVVGSARIMGDAGLTNSCVVYGPEGELLTSYAKMHLFSPAGEEMVYTPGNSLGCFAVGGVQFGLAVCYDLRFGDLFSAYARAGVHCVCVPAAWPCERLHHWRLFLATRALENQYYVAGAGTIGTTPVGEYCGGTAVMGPDGEERAAAGDGERLLFADIDAGEVGRVRASFPVTADRRDDLYRRL; translated from the coding sequence ATGGTGTCTCCCCATAAAGGGGTCGTCAGGATCTGCTGTGCACAGGTAGGGTCCCGCTGGGACGCACCGGCGGTGAACCTGCGACAGGCGGCCCGCTGTGCGGGGGAGGCAGCGGAGCATGGAGCAGACGTCATCGTCTTTCCCGAGCAGTATGCGACCGGCTGGGATCCGCGGGCGACATCACATGCCGAACCGACGGGGGGCCCCGTCCAGTCCGCCTATGCCGCGATCGCCGGTGAGTCCGGCATCACGGTCGTGGGGTCGGCCCGCATCATGGGTGATGCCGGACTCACCAACTCCTGCGTCGTCTATGGGCCGGAGGGCGAACTCCTCACCTCGTATGCCAAGATGCATCTCTTCTCTCCCGCCGGCGAGGAGATGGTCTATACGCCGGGAAATTCTTTGGGCTGTTTTGCCGTCGGGGGCGTGCAGTTCGGTCTGGCCGTCTGTTATGACCTGCGGTTCGGCGACCTCTTTTCCGCCTATGCCCGGGCGGGAGTGCACTGTGTCTGCGTGCCTGCCGCATGGCCCTGCGAGCGCCTGCATCACTGGCGGCTCTTCCTTGCGACCCGGGCACTGGAGAACCAGTACTATGTGGCAGGCGCAGGCACGATCGGGACGACGCCCGTCGGGGAATACTGCGGAGGCACGGCCGTCATGGGGCCGGACGGTGAGGAACGGGCGGCGGCAGGCGACGGAGAACGGCTCCTCTTTGCCGATATCGATGCCGGCGAGGTCGGACGTGTGCGGGCATCGTTTCCGGTGACGGCCGACCGGCGCGACGACCTGTACCGCAGGCTCTGA
- a CDS encoding DUF3821 domain-containing protein → MMKSGMIALVAACMLVLLLVLPAAAVTTTVPKGGTVFIGEEGLDLSGTLVGGDSQIAYYAPGADVGTSAPEALRSVSSGATFYVSPSDFLGRTGAWYSYPNGVNGTAEIAVFVEEPYLNVRLWVYPSNAAPRTAEGYKLITGDKLNFRIETNTYPIFSRPGVTAADDGIDIYVTEPDGTTYTALFDSVSGATSIATVNLKPTSSVWYIPNPSSKQYIWDTGNPAYKSGTYEYRAEISVNDMKENYGGGDGNAVQETVTSDILGSATEPLTPTATPTPDYIEATGTVDLNVDTGGYVQVDTRLWDGSSEGAMEAYVFLPKGTQALNEKAQALRELSLYVAAFLHTGVWPDVPEGQNELVAYYLGPGTGPDGRATFSPAVELGILISDNAAVHNLYWLNERLDRWDEVDAATDPDDGYLKADITNSGIYLMTYPAAPTTGPTVPTESPTQMPTDEPTTAAPTPTPAPPGWLAPLGAVAVGAALLRRKG, encoded by the coding sequence ATGATGAAATCCGGAATGATTGCCCTTGTAGCGGCATGTATGCTTGTCCTCCTGCTGGTGCTGCCGGCAGCGGCAGTGACCACCACGGTCCCGAAGGGAGGGACGGTCTTTATCGGGGAAGAGGGGCTCGACCTCTCCGGGACCCTTGTGGGCGGCGACTCGCAGATTGCCTACTACGCCCCAGGTGCGGACGTCGGGACTTCAGCGCCTGAAGCTCTCCGTTCGGTCAGTTCCGGGGCGACGTTCTATGTCTCGCCGTCCGACTTTCTGGGCCGGACGGGGGCATGGTACTCGTACCCGAACGGTGTGAACGGCACGGCGGAGATAGCGGTCTTCGTGGAGGAGCCCTACCTGAATGTCCGCCTGTGGGTGTACCCGTCGAATGCCGCTCCCCGGACTGCGGAGGGCTACAAGCTCATCACCGGGGACAAGCTCAACTTCAGGATCGAGACGAACACCTACCCGATCTTCTCCCGGCCGGGCGTGACGGCCGCGGATGACGGCATCGACATCTACGTGACCGAACCGGACGGGACCACCTACACGGCGCTCTTCGACTCGGTGTCGGGGGCGACATCGATTGCCACCGTCAACCTGAAGCCGACATCGTCGGTCTGGTACATCCCGAATCCGTCATCGAAGCAGTACATCTGGGACACCGGCAATCCCGCCTACAAGTCGGGGACGTATGAGTACCGGGCGGAAATTTCCGTCAATGACATGAAGGAGAACTATGGCGGCGGCGACGGCAACGCGGTGCAGGAGACGGTGACGTCCGACATCCTCGGCTCGGCGACAGAACCGCTCACCCCGACCGCGACGCCCACGCCCGATTACATCGAGGCGACCGGCACCGTCGATTTGAATGTCGACACCGGCGGGTATGTGCAGGTCGACACCCGCCTGTGGGACGGCAGCAGCGAAGGAGCGATGGAAGCATATGTCTTCCTTCCGAAAGGGACGCAGGCGTTAAACGAGAAGGCGCAGGCACTCAGGGAGCTCTCCCTCTATGTGGCGGCTTTCCTGCATACGGGCGTCTGGCCGGACGTTCCCGAGGGGCAGAATGAGCTCGTCGCCTACTATCTCGGCCCGGGTACCGGTCCTGACGGCCGGGCGACCTTCTCCCCGGCGGTGGAGCTGGGCATCCTCATCAGCGACAACGCGGCCGTCCACAATCTGTATTGGTTGAACGAGCGCCTTGACCGCTGGGACGAGGTGGACGCAGCGACAGATCCCGACGACGGGTACCTCAAGGCGGACATCACGAACTCCGGCATTTATCTGATGACCTATCCGGCGGCGCCGACGACAGGACCGACGGTCCCGACCGAATCGCCGACGCAGATGCCGACCGATGAGCCGACCACCGCCGCTCCGACGCCCACCCCGGCGCCTCCCGGATGGCTCGCGCCGCTCGGTGCAGTGGCGGTGGGAGCCGCTCTCCTTCGTAGGAAGGGGTAA
- a CDS encoding DUF5803 family protein — protein MRATDRDRCRYRIVAVSLALILLFQGAAALNATFVVGENGTWYRGDVMVEGISEYKFSEPGFLGEPVPLAATNITVTNASGPVPFEEKNAGTITFPEGDYTVGYDAPLNDRHLTVILDTASDVTVVLPDAFSISNPLLGYTSNGASVNQTPQGTIITWEEERMVEVRFYDAFQEQMLVIFGTFWVALVVIFLVPYFLTRRKQE, from the coding sequence ATGCGAGCCACCGATCGAGATCGATGCCGATATCGCATCGTTGCGGTCAGTCTTGCACTGATCCTCCTTTTTCAGGGCGCCGCAGCCCTGAATGCAACCTTCGTCGTGGGTGAGAACGGAACCTGGTATCGCGGCGACGTGATGGTCGAGGGTATTTCTGAATACAAGTTTTCCGAACCCGGGTTTCTCGGGGAACCGGTGCCTCTTGCCGCAACAAACATCACCGTCACGAATGCCAGCGGTCCGGTCCCCTTCGAAGAAAAGAACGCCGGAACGATCACCTTCCCCGAAGGTGACTATACCGTCGGGTATGACGCCCCGCTCAACGACCGACACCTTACCGTGATACTGGACACCGCCTCCGATGTGACCGTCGTTCTGCCGGATGCCTTTTCGATATCGAATCCGCTGCTGGGGTATACCAGCAACGGTGCATCGGTGAACCAGACGCCTCAGGGGACGATCATCACGTGGGAGGAGGAGCGGATGGTTGAGGTCCGGTTCTACGATGCCTTTCAGGAGCAGATGCTCGTCATCTTCGGGACCTTCTGGGTTGCCCTGGTCGTCATCTTCCTGGTGCCCTATTTCCTGACCCGCAGGAAACAGGAATAA
- the thrC gene encoding threonine synthase produces MFRLVCIGCGATYASDEIIYRCRKCDHLLAVQYDLDSLEISREEWNRRPLRLWRYRELLPVQGEPVTLQEGGTPLYHMKRLGEELGLKELYAKHEGMNPSGSFKDRGMTVGVSMARELGMKTVACASTGNTSASLAVYGAKAGMPAVVLLPAGKVALGKVAQALMHGAKVIAIRDNFDRALEMVHELCVTDGIYLLNSVNPYRLEGQKTIGFEAVDQLGDVPDRMVLPVGNAGNISAVHKGLGELIELGFIDRMPMMTGIQAQGSRPVVDAIEQGLDPLIPQKDPETVATAIRIGAPVNAEKALRAIRETGGTAEAVTDEEILAMQRDLARKEGIGVEPASAASVAGVKKLVEAGLIDRDERIVCVVTGHLLKDPETVIRQCEPPIEIDADIASLRSVLH; encoded by the coding sequence ATGTTTCGTCTTGTCTGCATCGGCTGCGGTGCGACGTATGCCAGTGATGAGATAATCTACCGCTGCAGGAAATGCGATCACCTGCTTGCGGTTCAATATGATCTGGACTCTCTGGAAATTTCCCGTGAGGAGTGGAACCGGCGTCCCCTGCGCCTGTGGAGATACAGGGAACTTCTCCCCGTACAGGGTGAGCCCGTCACCCTCCAGGAGGGAGGAACCCCCCTCTACCACATGAAACGGCTCGGCGAAGAGCTTGGTCTGAAGGAACTCTACGCCAAGCACGAGGGAATGAATCCGTCCGGCTCGTTCAAGGACCGCGGAATGACGGTCGGCGTCTCGATGGCCCGCGAGCTCGGGATGAAGACGGTGGCCTGTGCCAGCACCGGCAACACCTCGGCAAGCCTTGCGGTGTATGGTGCAAAGGCCGGCATGCCGGCGGTCGTCCTCCTCCCCGCGGGCAAGGTCGCCCTCGGAAAGGTGGCGCAGGCCCTGATGCACGGGGCAAAGGTGATCGCCATCCGCGACAACTTCGACCGTGCCCTCGAGATGGTGCATGAACTCTGCGTCACCGACGGGATATACCTCCTCAACTCTGTCAACCCCTACCGGCTCGAGGGGCAGAAGACCATCGGATTTGAAGCAGTCGACCAACTGGGCGACGTCCCGGACCGGATGGTACTTCCCGTCGGCAATGCCGGCAACATCTCGGCGGTGCACAAGGGTCTCGGCGAACTCATCGAGCTCGGGTTCATCGACCGGATGCCGATGATGACCGGCATCCAGGCGCAGGGGTCCCGGCCCGTCGTCGATGCGATCGAACAGGGCCTCGACCCCCTCATCCCCCAGAAGGACCCCGAGACCGTCGCGACCGCGATTCGGATCGGTGCCCCGGTCAATGCCGAGAAGGCGCTGCGGGCCATCCGGGAGACCGGCGGGACGGCCGAGGCGGTGACGGACGAGGAGATCCTCGCCATGCAGCGTGATCTTGCGAGAAAGGAGGGCATCGGGGTCGAACCGGCCTCCGCGGCCTCGGTCGCCGGTGTGAAGAAGCTCGTCGAGGCGGGCCTCATCGACCGCGACGAGCGTATCGTATGTGTGGTGACCGGGCACCTCCTCAAAGACCCGGAGACGGTGATCAGGCAATGCGAGCCACCGATCGAGATCGATGCCGATATCGCATCGTTGCGGTCAGTCTTGCACTGA
- a CDS encoding 4Fe-4S binding protein, protein MALRIGCCAPPGKACDNKTGSWRVFLPVVDPETCTLCGNCVLICPETAMEEVEGKIVVDLDYCKGCGLCAEECPTDAIAMELEEK, encoded by the coding sequence ATGGCGCTTCGAATCGGATGCTGTGCACCCCCCGGAAAGGCGTGCGACAATAAAACCGGATCATGGCGGGTCTTCCTGCCGGTCGTCGACCCCGAAACCTGTACCCTCTGCGGCAACTGCGTCCTCATCTGCCCGGAGACCGCAATGGAAGAGGTCGAAGGCAAGATCGTCGTGGACCTCGACTACTGCAAGGGCTGCGGCCTCTGTGCCGAGGAGTGCCCGACCGATGCAATCGCAATGGAACTGGAGGAGAAATAA